In Pseudophryne corroboree isolate aPseCor3 chromosome 7, aPseCor3.hap2, whole genome shotgun sequence, a single window of DNA contains:
- the LOC134943549 gene encoding uncharacterized protein LOC134943549, which yields MDDATADGILRDILNKPDYCHNTSIQNSNVVDEQPFFPHATGGRAKTFEYKADDAVAMRYAPTIPTCSDTVAQIHRLSTSGKISKRTTAAETESHQFAAADDAVARRYAPLIPTVSDTCAQIHRPSTSGKISKRTTTAETESHQFAAADDAVARRYAPLIPTVSDTCAQIHRPSTSGKISKRTTAAEAENHQFVTPAIVHKGVARSSVMAVHNGCIVPNKRKPARPRTNERSHNSTFTDLKRKLSYSENDKPQRRRIALQTVSCVSNDVAVTSKHTAFNTADRDVAGNTKTVKVKRASRLSRSNVKQLSQSAVITIPDTQVCSETETRHIAGIGLLSNIDSRSNVKQMSQADVITITDTQDCSETETRHIAGNPVISDIDDINGQELITNCVESTTQDPQNSSDEVLSAVAGIPGDTTTVDCVTSMPNIFTTTALVHASADACVPARGLVPDIVDECQNSEQLGQDAEIQFYALLGKIREDVENMGVKAGYLLKHIKGVCHGSKCKQDIVKEVVETYMNVMSKYIDRSVKTTEFIKANMHHFAEINETDP from the exons atggatgatgcgacggctgatggtattctacgggatatattgaacaaacctgattattgtcacaacacctctatacagaacagcaatgttgttgatgagcaaccgtttttcccacacgctacagggggtcgtgctaaaacattcgaatataaagcag atgatgctgtagcaatgcGCTATGCACCGACGATACCAACATGCAGTGATACAGTAGCGCAAATACAccgtcttagtacaagcgggaaaatatcaaaacgcacaaccgccgctgaaacggaaagccatcaattcgcagcagcag atgacgctgtagcaagacgctatgctcctttgataccaacagtcagtgatacatgcgcgcagatacacaggcctagtacaagcgggaaaatatcaaaacgcacaaccaccgctgaaacggaaagccatcaattcgcagcagcag atgacgctgtagcaagacgctatgctcctttgataccaacagtcagtgatacatgcgcgcagatacacaggcctagtacaagcgggaaaatatcaaaacgcacaaccgccgctgaagcggagaaccatcaattcgtaacgccggcaattgtacataagggcgttgctaggtcatcagttatggctgtgcataacggctgtatcgtcccgaacaaacgaaagccagctcgaccaagaacgaatgagagaagtcataattcaacatttacagatctgaaaagaaaattgtcgtattccgaaaatgataagccacaacggagaaggatcgcgttacaaactgtatcatgcgtaagtaatgatgttgctgtaacatcaaaacacacagcgtttaacactgcagaccgggatgtcgctggtaatacaaagactgtaaaggttaagagggcatcgcgtctctcaagaagtaatgttaagcaattgtcgcaatccgctgtaatcacaattccagatacacaggtttgttctgaaacagaaacaaggcacatagcaggcattggtttgttatcaaatattgactcaagaagtaatgttaagcaaatgTCGCAAGCCGATGTCAttactattaccgatacacaggattgctctgaaacagaaacaagacacatagctggcaatcctgtgatatcagatattgatgacataaatgggcaagagcttattacaaactgtgtagagtcaacgacacaagatccgcagaatagttctgatgaagtattatcagccgttgcaggaatacctggtgatactacaacggttgattgtgtaacatcaatgcccaatatttttacaacgacagccctggtacacgcatcggctgatgcttgtgtaccggcgcgagggctagttcccgacatagttgatgaatgtcaaaattcagaacaattaggccaagacgctgaaatacaattttacgcgttgttgggtaagatacgtgaagatgttgagaacatgggtgtaaaagccggatacttgttaaaacacattaaaggtgtgtgccacggtagtaaatgtaaacaagacattgttaaagaagttgttgagacgtatatgaatgtcatgtcaaaatacatagatcggtcggttaagacaactgaatttattaaagccaacatgcatcattttgcagaaataaatgaaactgatccgtga